A window of Sphingobacterium sp. lm-10 contains these coding sequences:
- a CDS encoding prolyl oligopeptidase family serine peptidase — protein MNKFPLIPLFLLVSGVFQSQAQENLPYQKPPAEILELLEAKNTPAVQFNRKGDKMLLLERPDFITIEEAAQPIIGLAGLRVNPSNSTSIGGLSYAGIQLQDLKSNTEHDISGLPANPRISNLQFNADETKLAFLNAAVDGVSVWVVDLGTYQAQRVGDFLVNDIMGASMFWKDNASLYVLRIPERGAAPAANVTPTGPVVQENLGKAAPSRTYQYLLRNEADIRLFDYYLNAQLAEVQLDGRVKDIAAPAVYRNVSKSPDGKYLMATTIQKPYSYLVSVGSFPYQVDILDQSGAVVKALYTAPLAESVALGFDSTVPGYRNFAWRADQPATVYWANALDEGNSRTEVPFRDEVLQLSAPFSGTPVQFAKTALRYSGITWFDSDYAVLSERWRANRRIKNTLISSKNGEEVKVIEERSSEDAYADPGRFVLTDNDFHRSVILTDKGKTPTVFTTSEGASPEGDRPFLLKWNLISGQKDTLFRSQGEWYESPVSFKNDGTLIISRESQTEVPNYQRVVLKSRKMTPITEFNNPYPSFDGVQKQQLSYPRNDGLNLTGTLYLPKGYQKSDGPLPLLMWAYPREFKTADAAGQVKGSPYRFTRISWGSPIYWVNRGYAILDNADMPIVGEGSAEPNDTFVPQLQANAEAAINYLSEAGYVDRKRVGVGGHSYGAFMTANLLAHTDLFAAGLARSGAYNRTFTPFGFQAEERTYWQAPEVYKVMSPFSYADKIKTPILFIHGMDDENSGTFPIQSERFYNAIKGHGGTTRLVFLPKEFHGYRAKESIMHTLWEMDQWLEKYVKNKK, from the coding sequence ATGAACAAATTTCCATTAATACCCCTATTTCTTTTGGTGTCGGGCGTATTCCAAAGTCAGGCACAAGAGAATCTCCCTTATCAAAAACCTCCGGCCGAAATCCTCGAATTGTTAGAAGCGAAAAATACTCCAGCTGTACAATTTAATCGAAAAGGTGATAAAATGCTTTTACTGGAGCGGCCAGATTTCATCACGATTGAAGAAGCTGCTCAGCCGATTATCGGACTGGCAGGTTTGCGAGTAAACCCCAGTAATTCTACTTCTATCGGAGGTCTTAGTTACGCAGGAATACAGCTGCAAGATTTGAAATCTAATACGGAGCACGACATTAGTGGTCTCCCGGCCAATCCACGTATCAGCAATCTGCAGTTTAATGCAGATGAAACCAAGCTGGCTTTCTTAAATGCTGCGGTGGATGGTGTTAGCGTGTGGGTGGTCGATTTAGGCACCTATCAAGCACAGCGCGTTGGCGATTTTCTGGTAAATGATATTATGGGTGCCAGCATGTTTTGGAAAGATAATGCATCACTTTATGTGCTTCGAATTCCAGAACGTGGTGCCGCCCCTGCAGCCAATGTCACACCTACCGGCCCGGTAGTGCAAGAAAACTTAGGAAAAGCTGCACCGTCGCGCACGTACCAGTACTTGTTGCGTAATGAAGCTGATATTCGCCTATTTGATTATTACCTTAATGCTCAATTGGCCGAAGTACAATTGGATGGTCGCGTGAAAGATATTGCCGCTCCTGCGGTGTATAGAAATGTGTCTAAATCCCCTGACGGAAAGTACTTAATGGCTACTACAATACAAAAACCTTATTCGTACCTGGTATCGGTAGGCTCGTTTCCCTATCAGGTGGATATATTGGATCAATCAGGTGCTGTTGTGAAAGCATTGTACACCGCGCCATTAGCGGAAAGTGTAGCACTGGGCTTTGACTCCACGGTACCGGGCTATCGGAACTTTGCGTGGAGGGCAGATCAGCCAGCAACGGTATATTGGGCGAATGCGCTGGATGAAGGTAACAGTCGTACTGAAGTGCCTTTCCGCGACGAAGTACTGCAGTTATCGGCACCCTTTAGCGGAACACCTGTACAATTTGCTAAAACCGCGTTGCGGTACAGCGGCATCACTTGGTTTGACAGCGATTATGCGGTACTATCAGAGCGTTGGCGAGCCAACCGTCGGATAAAAAATACGCTGATTTCCAGTAAGAACGGAGAGGAAGTCAAAGTCATTGAGGAGCGTTCGTCGGAAGATGCGTATGCAGATCCAGGTCGTTTTGTCCTCACAGACAATGATTTTCACCGCTCGGTAATCCTCACCGATAAAGGGAAGACACCAACTGTGTTCACTACTTCGGAGGGAGCATCGCCCGAAGGCGATCGCCCATTTTTATTAAAGTGGAATTTAATCAGTGGGCAGAAAGATACCTTATTTCGTTCGCAGGGCGAGTGGTACGAGAGTCCGGTTTCTTTTAAGAATGATGGCACTTTAATTATTTCCCGCGAATCGCAGACCGAAGTGCCCAATTATCAGCGCGTGGTTTTAAAGTCGCGTAAGATGACCCCAATTACGGAATTTAACAATCCTTATCCTTCATTTGATGGGGTACAAAAGCAACAGCTTTCGTATCCGCGTAACGACGGATTAAACCTGACTGGTACATTGTATTTACCAAAAGGGTATCAAAAATCGGACGGACCCTTGCCATTGCTGATGTGGGCTTACCCAAGAGAATTCAAAACTGCTGATGCAGCCGGGCAGGTAAAAGGCTCGCCTTACCGTTTCACCCGTATTTCTTGGGGCTCACCGATTTATTGGGTAAATAGAGGTTACGCTATTTTAGATAATGCCGATATGCCAATCGTAGGAGAAGGTTCGGCGGAGCCAAATGATACCTTTGTGCCGCAACTGCAAGCCAATGCCGAAGCGGCAATCAACTACCTTTCCGAAGCAGGTTATGTAGACCGCAAGCGCGTCGGTGTAGGCGGGCACTCGTATGGTGCCTTTATGACGGCAAATTTACTCGCGCATACCGATCTTTTCGCTGCGGGCTTGGCACGCAGTGGCGCGTACAACCGTACGTTCACGCCGTTTGGATTCCAGGCGGAGGAGCGTACCTATTGGCAAGCACCGGAGGTGTATAAAGTCATGTCTCCATTTAGCTATGCAGACAAGATCAAAACGCCGATTCTTTTCATCCATGGGATGGACGATGAAAATTCAGGTACCTTTCCCATCCAGTCCGAGCGTTTCTATAATGCGATCAAAGGACACGGCGGTACCACGCGTTTGGTATTTCTGCCAAAAGAATTTCACGGTTATCGTGCCAAAGAATCCATCATGCACACCCTGTGGGAGATGGATCAGTGGTTAGAGAAATATGTGAAGAATAAGAAATAA
- a CDS encoding DUF2723 domain-containing protein — MNYSKINNWLGWLCAAIATLTYVLTAERTTSWWDTGEFIASAYKMQIVHQPGAPLFLMIQNIFGNLAMGDVTRIAFWMNFGSAVCSGLTILFLFWSITALAKKIYTRSYQDQEVSKLAMVRIMGAGAVGALAYTFSDTFWFSAVESEVYAMSSLCTAVVFWAILKWEAVADEPGADRWLILIAYIMGLSIAVHLLNLLVIPAIALVIYFRRTQLVTTKGVVKALSIGVLILAFVLWGVIQFSIKFAAYFDLFFVNSLGLGFGTGAAFFAILVISLLIYGIWHSVKAAKPILNIALVSLGFILFGYSSFAMIVIRAKANPSLNNSDPDNAFTFLSYLNREQYGDEPLLKGKYFDAKPIDVFEAGKVYRRDGDRYVVARTKTKYSYDRETLFPRIYSDRHAHAYRDFLGLGPDEQPTMVDNLKFFFGYQIGHMYSRYFMWNFVGRQNDIQGQTSYTEGNWISGIKPIDNMRLGGQYDLPTSELENSARNTYFFLPLILGLIGAIWHFKYKQRDAGVVGLLFFFTGLAIVLYLNQSPLQPRERDYAYAGSFYAFCIWIGFGVIGIAEFLSKKINPKTAGYIALGVSLVGAPVLLVSQNWDDHDRSEKFLARDMAKNYLESCAPNAILFTYGDNDTYPLWYLQEVEGFRTDIRVVNLSLLSSDWYMKQMMYPVNDAAALPINIDPDKVKDGVRDVIYYQDHQIPEYIDIQNILAIMLSDNRQNMVPLQNGEYVNLLPTKKMQLQVDRDAVLANNVVPKKWQDAIVDTMQWDYSMEYVSRAELSILSILENNNWERPIYFTTTTPGDNYIGLDRYLVSEGFALRLMPVALSQSEDMGGPVSNAEQVYDNIMNKYAWGNIAHSSYLDPDSYRYISMYAGSIFGETAQDLMLMGEKQKAKDIVNNAYANLPNRVYSMGEVLSYVPLVDVMYQVGESTKANEIVKRNLKYVRENLHYYMAVAETKPNLEYRNMRFGLASIQRYQNLLKTANQKELLAEADKLFESYKYLYGE; from the coding sequence ATGAACTATAGTAAAATTAATAATTGGCTGGGTTGGTTATGTGCAGCCATAGCGACGCTTACCTATGTATTGACTGCTGAGCGCACGACGAGCTGGTGGGACACAGGCGAGTTTATCGCATCTGCTTACAAAATGCAGATTGTACACCAACCTGGAGCACCATTATTTTTAATGATTCAGAATATCTTCGGGAATTTAGCCATGGGTGACGTTACGCGCATTGCTTTTTGGATGAATTTTGGATCAGCGGTGTGTAGCGGACTCACCATCCTTTTTCTATTTTGGAGTATTACCGCGCTAGCCAAGAAAATATATACTCGCTCGTATCAGGATCAAGAAGTTTCAAAATTAGCGATGGTTCGTATTATGGGAGCAGGAGCGGTTGGTGCATTGGCCTATACCTTCTCGGATACGTTCTGGTTTTCTGCTGTGGAGTCGGAAGTATACGCCATGTCGTCTTTATGTACAGCAGTGGTATTTTGGGCAATTCTCAAATGGGAAGCAGTGGCAGACGAACCCGGCGCAGATCGTTGGTTGATCCTGATTGCTTACATTATGGGACTTTCCATCGCCGTCCATTTACTGAACCTATTGGTGATTCCTGCAATCGCTTTAGTTATCTATTTTAGAAGAACGCAACTTGTGACCACTAAGGGAGTGGTAAAAGCTTTGTCGATCGGCGTGTTGATTCTTGCATTTGTATTGTGGGGAGTTATCCAGTTTTCCATTAAGTTTGCCGCCTACTTTGACCTGTTTTTTGTAAACAGCCTTGGCCTAGGCTTTGGTACTGGTGCTGCGTTTTTTGCTATACTAGTTATAAGTTTATTGATCTACGGTATCTGGCATTCTGTAAAAGCAGCTAAGCCAATACTCAATATCGCCCTCGTGTCCTTAGGTTTTATCCTTTTTGGATATAGTTCATTTGCCATGATCGTGATTCGGGCAAAAGCAAATCCATCGCTTAATAACAGTGATCCAGATAATGCGTTTACTTTTTTAAGCTACCTGAACCGGGAACAATATGGTGATGAGCCGTTGCTGAAAGGAAAATACTTTGATGCTAAGCCAATAGACGTATTCGAAGCCGGTAAAGTATATCGTAGAGATGGTGATCGCTATGTTGTGGCACGCACCAAGACGAAATATAGTTACGATAGGGAAACGCTGTTTCCGCGTATCTATTCGGATCGGCATGCGCATGCTTACAGAGACTTTTTGGGGCTAGGCCCAGATGAGCAACCCACGATGGTGGATAATTTGAAGTTTTTCTTTGGATACCAGATCGGGCATATGTACAGTCGTTATTTTATGTGGAATTTTGTGGGTCGCCAAAATGATATACAAGGGCAGACCTCCTACACCGAGGGTAATTGGATCTCTGGAATCAAACCCATTGATAATATGCGTTTGGGAGGGCAGTATGACTTACCTACTTCCGAACTAGAAAACTCTGCACGTAATACTTATTTCTTTTTGCCATTAATTCTAGGGTTGATTGGAGCCATCTGGCATTTCAAATACAAACAACGCGATGCGGGAGTAGTCGGTTTATTGTTCTTTTTTACTGGCTTGGCTATTGTACTTTACCTCAATCAGTCGCCATTACAACCTCGGGAACGGGATTACGCCTATGCCGGCTCGTTTTATGCCTTCTGTATATGGATAGGTTTTGGCGTGATCGGTATTGCGGAATTTCTTTCAAAAAAAATAAATCCGAAAACAGCAGGCTATATTGCCCTTGGTGTTTCTTTAGTAGGGGCACCGGTACTATTGGTGAGCCAAAACTGGGATGATCACGATCGTTCAGAAAAATTCCTGGCGCGCGACATGGCTAAAAATTACTTAGAATCGTGTGCACCTAATGCGATTCTCTTTACCTACGGTGATAATGATACCTATCCACTTTGGTACCTGCAGGAGGTAGAAGGTTTCCGTACCGATATTCGGGTGGTTAACTTAAGCTTGTTGAGTTCAGATTGGTATATGAAGCAGATGATGTACCCAGTCAACGATGCAGCTGCCTTACCGATCAACATTGATCCTGATAAAGTAAAAGACGGCGTAAGAGACGTTATTTATTACCAAGACCATCAAATTCCGGAATATATCGATATTCAAAATATTTTGGCCATCATGCTTTCCGATAACCGCCAAAATATGGTGCCATTGCAAAATGGAGAATACGTGAATCTGTTGCCAACCAAAAAGATGCAACTACAGGTGGATCGGGATGCGGTATTAGCCAATAATGTCGTGCCTAAGAAATGGCAAGATGCAATCGTAGACACCATGCAATGGGATTACAGTATGGAATACGTGAGTCGTGCAGAACTCTCTATCCTTTCTATTCTGGAAAACAACAATTGGGAGCGTCCAATTTACTTTACGACCACCACGCCGGGCGATAATTACATCGGGCTGGATCGCTACTTGGTTTCGGAAGGCTTTGCCTTACGCCTGATGCCGGTTGCTTTATCCCAATCCGAAGACATGGGAGGACCTGTGTCCAATGCGGAGCAGGTGTACGACAATATCATGAATAAATATGCGTGGGGTAATATTGCCCACTCATCTTATCTGGATCCAGATTCTTATCGCTATATCAGTATGTATGCGGGTAGTATTTTTGGAGAGACTGCGCAAGATCTTATGCTTATGGGCGAAAAACAGAAAGCAAAAGATATCGTGAATAATGCCTATGCTAATCTGCCCAACAGGGTTTATTCAATGGGAGAAGTATTGAGTTACGTGCCCTTGGTAGATGTAATGTATCAAGTAGGAGAGTCGACAAAGGCTAATGAGATTGTAAAACGCAATCTAAAATATGTGCGGGAAAACCTACATTATTATATGGCGGTAGCCGAAACCAAACCTAATCTGGAATATAGAAACATGCGTTTCGGACTGGCGTCTATTCAACGTTATCAAAATCTATTGAAAACAGCCAATCAGAAAGAATTGCTTGCAGAAGCCGATAAATTATTCGAATCGTACAAATACTTGTACGGAGAGTAA
- a CDS encoding TCR/Tet family MFS transporter, which yields MEFFTFVSMHKNSNATLIFIFITVVLDSTGLGIIIPVMPALIRELIHGDISQASSYGGWLTFCYACTQFLFAAVLGNLSDRYGRRPVLLFSLLGFAINYVLIGFAPSIFWLFMGRLVAGITGASHTVAAAYIADVSPADKKAQNFGLIGAAFGLGFIIGPVLGGILGHYGARVPFFAAAGLTFINLVYGYFVVPESLKPELRRPFSWRNANPVGTFKHIARYPRIIPLSICIFLINVAAHAVQSTWSYFTMEKFAWTERMVGYSLGFIGILLTIIQAGLLRVIIPRVGIPGSIFGGIILYCISLPLFGLANASWMLFAISIIYVFGGISGPALQSAVSNEVPDNEQGQIQGGLACIISLTAIIGPPVMTSLFSHYTKKNAEIYLPEAPFYLGTILVFIAALIALLHFRKNRQQLPID from the coding sequence ATGGAATTCTTTACATTCGTGTCGATGCATAAGAATTCCAACGCTACCTTGATTTTTATCTTCATCACTGTGGTGTTGGACTCTACCGGTTTAGGAATTATTATCCCAGTCATGCCAGCCTTGATTCGGGAGCTAATCCACGGTGATATTAGTCAAGCTTCGAGCTATGGTGGATGGTTAACGTTCTGTTACGCCTGTACGCAATTCCTATTTGCTGCTGTATTGGGCAATCTGAGTGATCGTTATGGTCGGCGACCGGTACTGCTCTTCTCTCTATTGGGCTTTGCGATCAACTACGTACTGATAGGCTTTGCGCCCAGCATATTTTGGCTATTTATGGGCCGTCTTGTTGCTGGTATCACAGGCGCTAGTCATACGGTAGCAGCCGCTTACATTGCCGATGTATCGCCTGCGGATAAGAAAGCGCAAAACTTTGGACTAATAGGTGCCGCCTTTGGACTGGGCTTTATTATCGGTCCGGTACTGGGAGGGATTCTCGGTCATTACGGTGCTCGGGTACCGTTCTTCGCGGCCGCCGGATTGACTTTTATCAATTTAGTATACGGCTATTTTGTCGTCCCTGAATCATTGAAACCCGAACTTCGCCGTCCTTTCTCCTGGAGAAATGCCAACCCAGTCGGTACCTTCAAACATATCGCGCGATACCCTCGAATCATTCCACTTAGCATCTGTATCTTTCTAATCAACGTCGCAGCACACGCCGTGCAAAGCACCTGGTCCTATTTCACCATGGAAAAATTTGCTTGGACAGAAAGAATGGTAGGCTACTCGTTAGGATTTATTGGAATCTTACTCACCATTATTCAGGCGGGCTTGCTGCGGGTGATCATTCCACGCGTAGGTATACCTGGTAGTATTTTCGGTGGCATCATCCTATACTGCATCTCTTTACCCCTATTTGGCTTAGCAAATGCTTCGTGGATGCTTTTTGCGATCTCGATTATTTATGTATTTGGGGGAATAAGCGGACCTGCTTTGCAGAGTGCCGTCTCCAATGAAGTACCCGACAATGAGCAAGGACAAATTCAAGGTGGTCTAGCCTGTATCATCAGCCTGACGGCTATTATTGGTCCGCCCGTAATGACTTCCTTATTCTCGCACTATACAAAGAAAAACGCGGAGATCTATCTACCGGAGGCGCCGTTTTACTTAGGCACTATTTTGGTGTTTATAGCAGCCTTGATTGCTTTACTCCACTTTCGAAAAAACCGGCAACAACTGCCCATCGATTAA
- the pth gene encoding aminoacyl-tRNA hydrolase, with amino-acid sequence MNYLIVGLGNIGREYADTRHNIGFMVADELANQAGTTWSTLKYAYYTEFRQRGHNVYVIKPTTFMNLSGKAVNYWMHALKIPKQNILVIVDDLAIPFGSLRIKPKGSAAGHNGLKSIEQLCGGQDYPRLKFGISDNYPKGRQVDYVLGPFDNDESKTLPALIEHSVKMVHSFVNIGIELTMTNLNTK; translated from the coding sequence ATGAACTATCTTATCGTCGGTCTCGGAAACATCGGACGGGAATACGCTGACACACGACATAATATTGGATTTATGGTAGCCGATGAGTTAGCCAATCAGGCCGGTACAACTTGGTCTACATTAAAGTACGCTTACTACACGGAATTCAGACAACGCGGACATAATGTGTATGTGATTAAGCCCACCACATTCATGAACCTCAGTGGCAAGGCCGTCAATTACTGGATGCATGCGTTGAAAATTCCTAAACAAAATATTCTGGTGATTGTGGATGACCTCGCTATCCCGTTCGGCTCGCTACGGATCAAACCAAAAGGCAGTGCTGCCGGACATAATGGTCTCAAATCCATTGAACAGCTATGTGGCGGACAGGATTACCCACGTTTGAAATTCGGCATTAGTGACAACTACCCTAAAGGTCGCCAAGTCGATTATGTACTAGGTCCGTTTGACAATGATGAGTCCAAAACCCTTCCTGCGCTGATCGAGCATAGCGTAAAGATGGTGCATAGCTTCGTCAATATTGGCATTGAGCTAACCATGACGAACCTCAATACGAAATAA
- a CDS encoding 50S ribosomal protein L25/general stress protein Ctc — translation MKSIAISGSVRQNVGKRDAKELRYEGNIPAVLYGGKEQTHLSVSAADLKSALYTADVVFIELDIEGKKTRAIVQDAQFHPLTDQVRHVDFLELSDDKEVTVNIPVTLTGTSPGVKMGGKLVQKLRNLRVKALPNNLPQTIEVPMDGLEVGKSYRVRQVELKDAKVLNNSDDTIVSVIMSRALRQAEQEAAKAAIKGGKK, via the coding sequence ATGAAATCAATTGCTATTAGCGGTTCTGTAAGACAGAACGTAGGGAAAAGAGATGCAAAAGAATTGCGTTACGAGGGAAATATCCCAGCAGTACTTTACGGAGGTAAAGAGCAAACGCACCTTTCTGTGTCCGCAGCTGATTTGAAATCGGCTCTTTATACGGCTGATGTTGTATTCATCGAATTAGACATCGAAGGCAAAAAAACAAGAGCGATCGTTCAAGACGCACAATTCCACCCTTTAACAGACCAAGTAAGACACGTAGACTTCTTGGAATTATCTGATGATAAAGAAGTAACGGTAAACATCCCGGTTACATTGACTGGAACTTCTCCAGGTGTAAAAATGGGTGGTAAATTAGTTCAGAAATTGCGTAACCTTCGCGTTAAAGCGTTGCCTAACAACCTTCCTCAGACTATTGAAGTTCCTATGGACGGTCTAGAAGTAGGTAAATCTTACCGCGTAAGACAAGTAGAATTGAAAGATGCGAAAGTATTGAACAATTCTGATGATACTATCGTATCTGTAATTATGTCTCGTGCATTGCGTCAAGCAGAGCAAGAAGCAGCTAAGGCAGCTATCAAAGGCGGAAAAAAATAA
- a CDS encoding ribose-phosphate pyrophosphokinase, which translates to MPLQFNTVKLFAGSGSLELADKISKSYGKPLGDATVSEFSDGEIQPFYNESVRGSDVFIVQSTNQPNDNLVELLLMIDAAKRASAHYITAVVPYFGYARQDRKDKPRVAIGAKLMANLVTAAGAHRIMTMDLHAAQIQGFFDIPVDHLDGAIIFVPYIKSLNLPNLTIASPDMGGSYRARTFAKYFNAEVIICDKRRKRANEIESMSIIGDVKGQDVVLIDDICDTAGTLSKAAALIMENGAKSVRAVCTHAVLSGKAYETIQNSALAEMIVTDTIQLHEDKKHLCDKIKVLSTDKLFAGAIRNVNEHGSISGLFDI; encoded by the coding sequence ATGCCTTTGCAATTCAATACCGTAAAATTATTCGCTGGTTCGGGATCGCTCGAACTTGCCGACAAAATTTCTAAAAGCTACGGTAAACCTCTCGGAGACGCAACCGTTTCCGAATTTTCCGATGGCGAGATACAGCCCTTTTACAACGAATCTGTACGTGGTAGCGACGTATTTATCGTCCAATCCACCAATCAGCCTAACGACAATCTGGTAGAACTTCTTCTTATGATTGATGCTGCTAAACGTGCTTCTGCTCATTACATCACGGCTGTAGTGCCTTATTTTGGGTACGCACGTCAAGATCGTAAAGACAAACCACGCGTTGCCATCGGCGCCAAGTTGATGGCCAATCTAGTCACGGCTGCTGGTGCACATCGTATTATGACGATGGATTTACACGCTGCACAGATTCAAGGCTTTTTTGACATCCCAGTAGATCACCTAGATGGTGCAATCATTTTCGTTCCCTACATTAAATCACTGAACTTACCGAACCTCACCATTGCCTCACCGGATATGGGTGGCTCTTACCGCGCCCGTACCTTTGCGAAATATTTCAATGCAGAGGTAATTATCTGTGATAAGCGACGCAAGCGCGCTAACGAGATCGAATCTATGTCGATCATCGGTGATGTAAAAGGGCAAGACGTGGTATTGATTGATGATATCTGCGATACGGCGGGCACATTATCAAAAGCTGCTGCACTCATTATGGAGAACGGTGCAAAATCTGTCCGTGCGGTATGTACTCACGCAGTACTATCTGGCAAGGCTTACGAAACCATCCAAAATTCAGCATTAGCTGAAATGATCGTAACCGACACCATCCAACTACACGAAGACAAAAAGCACTTGTGCGACAAGATCAAAGTGCTGTCTACTGACAAACTATTTGCTGGCGCTATCAGAAATGTAAACGAACACGGATCTATTTCCGGGTTGTTTGATATTTAA